The following proteins are co-located in the Macadamia integrifolia cultivar HAES 741 chromosome 3, SCU_Mint_v3, whole genome shotgun sequence genome:
- the LOC122073078 gene encoding origin of replication complex subunit 3 — translation MAPSATPDSPPSTPNPDIEEENSLQPFFVLHKAIPQKSERKASGPGKTRRKIDLSPTSPKSAKKSKVEAIEEEDDDHHYEKLRIEAFDLIWSRIETTIKDVLREINVNVFDDIHHWVRQCFSTIRSSGTPGVSEITRSYPLFTDLTCRQIFTGLVFTKNVEFVDDLLTFQELGEHLKSCGCHVCNLSSLDFSIKNGLGGCLRSLLRQLVMVTPDAADIAILASWYSEEGNCSNPLVVIIDEMERCSGSVLAEFIMLLSEWVIKIPVIFIMGVTTTVDAPRNLLPSNALQKLCPCKFTLGSPAERMDAIVDAILLKSCFGFTVGYKVANFLRNYFLKQDGTVTSFVRALKIACAKHFLEEPLSFMASGLLEDDSQSFWKEKCVHLPERMLKCAFNLPSCEKNKLAEETGENLANGLSDLKNSVNNWTSVLLCLYEAGKFQNMQLLDIFCEALDPALYKLNALDNKVEIGSDSAKPSSADHCLLDGQSSGPRKGSFIFQAVRRVKDLPLVSLSQLFKTWRKYSEGITEFCEKVKELQSMLRHEDNGKSLKRDAGDTLKRPSRSALNTEDMKKVNHKVAILMQHMVRKYLKPIECVPFHEIICFKHIDILQSALIGDPRRKIQFNLLNSRNYLQCNCCNKSGSALVPSMHDTSIMYTLAQEHGDLINLHDWYQSFKTIVLQPSKKGKQKVKQSPSSKKGKFTNDSQDTSEASIQARFCRALTELQITGLFRMPSKRRRDFVQRVAFGL, via the coding sequence ATGGCGCCTTCTGCAACTCCCGATTCTCCACCCTCAACCCCAAACCCTGACATTGAGGAGGAGAACTCTTTGCAACCATTCTTCGTTCTTCACAAAGCAATACCTCAAAAATCCGAGAGAAAAGCTTCAGGTCCGGGAAAAACCAGAAGGAAGATTGATCTCTCTCCAACATCCCCTAAATCCGCCAAGAAATCGAAGGTCGAGGCaatcgaagaagaagatgatgatcatCACTACGAGAAGTTGCGCATTGAAGCTTTTGATCTCATATGGTCAAGAATCGAGACTACCATCAAGGACGTTCTGAGGGAGATTAACGTCAACGTGTTCGATGATATACACCACTGGGTTCGTCAATGCTTTTCAACTATTAGGTCCTCTGGAACTCCTGGTGTCTCTGAAATTACACGTTCGTACCCTCTGTTCACTGATCTCACTTGCAGACAGATCTTCACTGGCTTGGTATTCACAAAGAATGTGGAGTTTGTTGATGATCTGCTGACGTTTCAAGAGCTTGGTGAACATCTGAAATCTTGTGGATGCCATGTGTGTAACCTTTCATCCCTCGACTTCTCGATCAAGAATGGACTCGGTGGCTGCCTTAGAAGTCTATTGAGACAATTGGTAATGGTTACCCCTGACGCAGCTGATATAGCCATCTTAGCATCTTGGTATAGTGAAGAGGGAAACTGTAGTAATCCTTTGGTTGTGATAATTGATGAAATGGAGCGATGTAGTGGGTCGGTCTTGGCTGAGTTCATCATGTTGTTGAGTGAATGGGTGATTAAGATTCCAGTCATCTTCATAATGGGAGTCACAACAACTGTTGATGCCCCAAGAAATCTGCTTCCATCTAATGCACTGCAAAAATTGTGCCCTTGTAAGTTTACATTAGGATCCCCAGCTGAAAGAATGGATGCAATTGTTGATGCAATTCTCTTGAAATCATGTTTTGGATTTACTGTTGGGTACAAGGTCGCGAATTTCTTGAGAAACTACTTCTTGAAGCAGGACGGGACGGTGACTTCTTTTGTTAGGGCTTTAAAGATTGCATGTGCTAAACATTTCTTGGAGGAACCTTTGAGTTTCATGGCCAGTGGATTGCTTGAAGATGACAGTCAAAGTTTCTGGAAGGAGAAATGTGTACATTTGCCTGAAAGGATGCTCAAATGTGCATTTAATCTTCCATCTTGCGAAAAGAATAAATTGGCTGAAGAGACTGGTGAGAACTTGGCCAATGGTTTGTCAGATTTGAAGAACTCTGTTAACAACTGGACTTCAGTGCTCCTGTGCTTATATGAAGCTGGTAAGTTCCAGAACATGCAACTGTTAGATATCTTCTGTGAGGCTCTTGATCCAGCTTTATACAAGTTAAATGCTTTAGATAATAAGGTAGAAATAGGAAGTGATTCTGCAAAACCTTCCTCAGCAGATCATTGTCTGCTAGATGGACAATCGTCTGGCCCACGGAAGGGAAGTTTCATTTTTCAGGCAGTACGCAGAGTAAAGGATCTTCCATTAGTGTCACTGTCTCAACTTTTTAAGACTTGGAGAAAATACAGTGAGGGAATTACTGAATTCTGTGAAAAAGTGAAAGAGCTTCAGTCCATGTTGAGACATGAGGATAATGGCAAGAGTTTGAAACGAGATGCAGGAGATACACTCAAGAGGCCATCACGGAGTGCTTTGAATACGGAGGACATGAAGAAAGTGAATCACAAAGTGGCTATATTGATGCAGCATATGGTTAGGAAATATCTAAAGCCAATCGAGTGTGTCCCTTTTCATGAGATTATTTGCTTTAAGCACATTGACATACTGCAATCAGCTCTAATTGGAGATCCTAGGAGAAAGATACAATTCAATCTTCTAAATTCGCGCAACTATCTTCAATGTAATTGTTGCAACAAGAGTGGGAGTGCCCTCGTGCCATCTATGCATGATACGTCAATAATGTATACTTTGGCTCAAGAGCATGGTGATCTTATCAATCTCCATGACTGGTATCAATCTTTTAAAACCATTGTCCTTCAACCCAGTAAGAAAGGAAAGCAGAAAGTGAAGCAGTCACCATCATCTAAGAAAGGGAAGTTTACGAACGACTCTCAAGACACTAGTGAAGCCTCAATTCAAGCACGTTTCTGCAGGGCACTGACAGAACTCCAGATTACTGGACTGTTTCGTATGCCAAGCAAGAGACGGCGTGATTTTGTGCAGAGGGTTGCCTTTGGACTCTAG